TTCAAAAGATCAGAGATAGAAGATATTAAATACTATTTTTTTGCTGCAAGTTTTATTAAGTTTAAAAGTGATAATAAAAAATATTATTTTTTATTAGAACAAAACGAATTGTTTTCTAGAAAAAAGAAGTATATTTTGACGCCCCCCCGCTAGCGCTCGTTTGTAACGAGTGCCGTACAGAGTAAGGCAAACAAAAGCCATAATAAAAACAATAAAGCTATTCCAAATATTTAGAATAGCTTTTTGTATTTTTCAGTATGAGTAGAAAATATAAATTTCATAACAAGGCGGGCTTATATTTTGTATCGTTCGCTACAGTATATTGGCTTGACGTTTTTACAAGACACGTTTATTTTAATGTTTTGGCAGACAGCATTCATTATTGCAGAGCGGAAAAGGGTATGGAAGTCTATGCCTATTGTTTTATGCCCAGCCATGCCTGTCCTGAGCTAGGTCGAAGGGTTCATTTTATATTTCGGTCAAGCAACGAGCAACCCATGGAATTGTTACAAGCATTTAAAAAGCATACGGCAAAAAAAGTAATAGAAGCCATTGAAAATAACCCACAGGAAAGCAGAAAAGAATGGCTTTTATGGATGTTTGAGCGAGCGGGTAAGAAACAAGGTAATGTAAGCAAATATCAATTTTGGCAGCATCATAATAAACCTATAGAATTATGGAGTGAATCGGTTGTAAAACAAAAAATAGATTACATACATAACAATCCAGTTGAAAATGGTTTTGTAACAAACCCTGTAGAATGGAAATACTCTAGTGCCAGAAACTATCAAGATGACAGTACGATTTTAGAAATAGACGATGCTGGATTTTTTGGTTAGTTGTTAAAGGGCACTCGTTACAAACGAGCGCTAGCAGAGGCGAAGTCGGGAGACTTCGCACAGCAACCCAACTTCGCACAACAACCCAACTTTAAAGAATGTCTATTTTTTGAAGGAACACTTCGGGGAGCTGTCAGATAGAACACCCTTTATAATCATCTTCGGGTATGTGAACGCTATTCTCATGGGTGTTTTGTGTAAATTGACTTTTTGCGGTCAATCTATATCAAGGGCGTATATTTAAAACAGTAAAACTTAATTGAGGTCTTATCTTTTTAAAGTGCTATTTGTTTAATAATCAATATAAATCAATCTTTTTTTAATTTCTTTTCTGTACTATATTTATATATATTTGCTACGATAATAAAAAATGAGGGATTATTTTTTTCATATCAGATAGATACTTTTTTTACAATAGTATCGTTTATAATAGTAGAATAATTGCATTTTGTCGAATATTTTGGACGATTAACGAACATTTTTTCGCAATGTAATTATTTTGCTTATTCGGTTTTTTATACCTTTGTATACCATGATAATACAAAACAAAAGAATAGTTGTCTCAATCTTATTTGTATTAATAAGTGTTGTATGTGCTGCCCAAACTGGAGGTGATCCGCCGCCGCCTGGGCCGCCGCCGCCTGGGTTGCCCATAGATGGCGGTGTGCTATTAGGTGTTTGTGTTGGTTTGCTTTATGGGGCTAAAAAACTCTTATTTAAAAAAAACAACGGTTAGTTAAGCGTTCTAAGCTCTAAAAGTCTAGATACATATTTTCCTAAAACATCAAACTCTAAATTTACTACGGTGCCTTTTTTAAAGGTGTTAAAGTTTGTGTGGTTATAGGTATAAGGTATAATGGCAACACTAAAGCTGTCTTTTTTTGAATTTATAACCGTTAAACTTGTTCCGTTTATGGTTATCGAGCCTTTTTCAATGGTAATATTATTAAGAGAAGCATCATAATCAAAAGAAAACATCCAACTTCCATTAGTTTCTTCAACATGGGTACAAACTGCTGTTTGGTCCACATGTCCCTGCACCATATGGCCATCAAGTCGGTCACCTAGTTTCATGGCGCGTTCTAAATTTATTTGGTCACCAATTTTAAGAGTGCTTAAATTGGTTTTATTTAGGGTTTCCTTTATGGCGGTAACAGTATATTCATTGCTGTTAATGGCAACAACCGTTAAACAAATCCCGTTATGTGCGACACTTTGGTCAATTTTTAATTCGGGGGTCATGGTACTTTTTACAGTGATATGAAGGTTGTCTAATTCTGTTTTTAAATTAGAAACGGTTCCAATATCTTCAATTATTCCAGTAAACATAGTATTGTTTGTTTATTTAACTAAATTTGTAATTCCAAATGAATTTCAAGGGGTTATTAATTTGAGTTATTTTTTGTTCAGATAAAATAGAAAATTTAAACATAGTCTCAGTTATGGTTATATTTTATATGGACATACTGATTAAAAAGAAACAAATTTAATAGACTATTTTGGTATTTATTTGGAATAAATATCAAAATTACAAACAAAAGTTGTCATTCTTAATGAAGAAATCAGAAAATATAGTAGTTGGCATATCAATAGGTGATTTAAATGGCATTGGTGGAGAAATTGTTTTAAAAACATTTGAAGACTCTAGAATGTTAGAATTCTGTACACCAGTTATTTTTGCTTCGGCAAAAGCCATGAATTTTTTTAAAACACATTTTAATTCAGAAATCAATTTTAACAGCATTAACAATTTAAATCAACTCCTTTTTGGAAAGGTTAATGTATTTAATTGCTGGAATGAACCTGTAAATATTGAGTTTGGCAAAGAAGATGTTAAAATAGGAGCGTATGCCATTAAGTCTTTACAAATGGCAACAAAAGCACTTAAAGACGGTCAAA
This genomic window from Mariniflexile sp. TRM1-10 contains:
- a CDS encoding PID-CTERM protein-sorting domain-containing protein, with protein sequence MIIQNKRIVVSILFVLISVVCAAQTGGDPPPPGPPPPGLPIDGGVLLGVCVGLLYGAKKLLFKKNNG
- a CDS encoding transposase; protein product: MSRKYKFHNKAGLYFVSFATVYWLDVFTRHVYFNVLADSIHYCRAEKGMEVYAYCFMPSHACPELGRRVHFIFRSSNEQPMELLQAFKKHTAKKVIEAIENNPQESRKEWLLWMFERAGKKQGNVSKYQFWQHHNKPIELWSESVVKQKIDYIHNNPVENGFVTNPVEWKYSSARNYQDDSTILEIDDAGFFG
- a CDS encoding riboflavin synthase, producing the protein MFTGIIEDIGTVSNLKTELDNLHITVKSTMTPELKIDQSVAHNGICLTVVAINSNEYTVTAIKETLNKTNLSTLKIGDQINLERAMKLGDRLDGHMVQGHVDQTAVCTHVEETNGSWMFSFDYDASLNNITIEKGSITINGTSLTVINSKKDSFSVAIIPYTYNHTNFNTFKKGTVVNLEFDVLGKYVSRLLELRTLN